In Synechococcus sp. Nb3U1, one DNA window encodes the following:
- the serS gene encoding serine--tRNA ligase, with amino-acid sequence MLDLKLLRDHPERVHQALQNRRATVDLDGILKLDRERRQLETQRGSLQAESNSIGKKVGEIIRQGADPKGAEVAALRQQGIDLKAEIAQLEQQEREIEEQIQSQLLTVPNLPLPVVPVGKDETDNPEVRRWGDELKLTHSVLPHDEIAEKWGLLDFGRAVKVAQSRFVAMIGVGAVLERALIAMMLDRHIRAGYTEVIPPFLVNSAALQGTGQLPKFAEDGFRCAEDDLWLIPTAEVPLTNLYRDEVIPAEQLPFYFCAHTPCFRREAGSYGRDTKGLIRLHQFQKVEMVKVTHPDQSEAEHEKLVQDAEAILQMLELPYRVVELCTGDLGFSAARCFDLEVWFPSQNQYREISSCSNCWDFQARRANLRCKETGQKGTQFVHTLNGSGLAVGRSLAALLENHQLPDGTIRIPEALRPFLSPRFLSEDGILITTP; translated from the coding sequence GTGCTGGATCTGAAGTTGCTGCGGGATCACCCGGAACGTGTACACCAAGCTCTCCAAAACCGGCGAGCTACTGTGGATCTAGACGGAATCCTCAAATTGGATCGGGAACGGCGGCAGTTGGAAACCCAGCGGGGATCCCTGCAGGCAGAGAGCAACAGCATCGGCAAAAAAGTTGGGGAGATCATCCGCCAGGGGGCGGATCCCAAGGGAGCTGAAGTCGCCGCCCTACGGCAACAGGGGATAGATCTGAAAGCCGAGATCGCCCAACTGGAGCAGCAGGAGCGGGAGATCGAGGAGCAGATTCAGTCGCAATTGCTCACGGTGCCCAACTTGCCTCTGCCGGTGGTGCCGGTGGGGAAAGACGAAACCGATAACCCGGAAGTACGCCGCTGGGGAGATGAGCTGAAGCTAACCCATAGCGTCTTACCCCACGATGAGATCGCCGAAAAGTGGGGATTGCTGGATTTTGGCCGTGCCGTCAAGGTGGCCCAAAGCCGCTTTGTCGCCATGATCGGGGTGGGGGCAGTCCTGGAGCGAGCCTTGATCGCCATGATGTTGGACCGTCATATCAGGGCTGGCTATACCGAGGTGATCCCACCCTTTTTGGTCAATAGCGCCGCTCTGCAGGGAACTGGGCAGTTGCCCAAGTTTGCCGAAGATGGCTTTCGGTGTGCGGAGGACGATCTGTGGTTGATCCCGACTGCGGAAGTGCCCCTCACCAACCTGTACCGTGACGAGGTGATTCCTGCCGAGCAACTGCCCTTCTACTTCTGTGCTCATACCCCCTGTTTTCGCCGCGAAGCCGGCAGCTATGGCCGCGATACCAAGGGGCTGATCCGGCTGCACCAGTTCCAAAAGGTGGAGATGGTCAAGGTGACGCACCCGGATCAATCGGAAGCTGAGCACGAGAAGCTGGTGCAGGATGCCGAAGCCATTTTACAGATGTTGGAGTTGCCCTACCGCGTTGTGGAGCTGTGCACGGGCGATTTGGGATTTTCAGCAGCTCGTTGTTTTGATCTAGAAGTGTGGTTCCCCTCCCAAAACCAGTACCGCGAGATCTCTAGCTGCTCCAATTGCTGGGATTTTCAGGCCCGACGAGCCAATTTGCGCTGCAAAGAAACTGGCCAAAAGGGAACTCAGTTTGTCCATACCCTGAATGGGTCGGGGTTGGCGGTGGGGCGGTCGTTGGCGGCCCTGTTGGAAAATCATCAGCTACCGGATGGTACCATTCGCATTCCTGAGGCATTGCGACCTTTCTTGAGCCCCCGCTTTCTTTCAGAGGATGGCATCCTGATCACAACCCCCTGA
- the purC gene encoding phosphoribosylaminoimidazolesuccinocarboxamide synthase, with protein MPSSPTPQELLYEGKAKRVYRTADPQVYLCQYKDDATAFNAAKRGSIAGKGEVNCTVSSHLFTYLAQQGIRNHFLAQISPTEMRVKAVTILPIEVVIRNRAAGSLCKRLGLERGLPIEPPLLEFYYKNDALGDPLITHDHIRLLKLATPEQVHQMGSLALKINQLLRTFFRSCRLELIDFKLEFGLDPAGEILLVDEISPDTCRLWDLAGENTSEPRVLDKDLFRFDLGNAVAGYQEVLQRVVQQVE; from the coding sequence ATGCCATCCTCACCCACCCCACAAGAGCTGCTCTACGAGGGCAAAGCCAAGCGCGTCTATCGCACTGCCGACCCACAGGTCTATCTCTGCCAATACAAAGACGATGCCACCGCCTTTAACGCCGCAAAGCGGGGATCCATCGCCGGCAAAGGGGAGGTGAACTGCACCGTTTCCAGCCACCTGTTCACCTACTTGGCCCAACAGGGGATCCGCAACCATTTTCTCGCCCAGATCAGCCCAACTGAAATGCGGGTCAAAGCGGTCACCATCCTGCCCATCGAAGTGGTAATACGGAACCGAGCTGCCGGCAGCCTGTGCAAACGTCTGGGCCTAGAGCGGGGGCTGCCCATCGAGCCGCCTTTGCTGGAGTTCTACTACAAAAACGATGCCCTTGGGGATCCCCTGATCACCCACGACCACATTCGGCTGCTGAAGCTGGCCACCCCAGAGCAGGTGCACCAGATGGGATCCCTGGCTTTGAAGATTAATCAGCTGTTGCGAACCTTTTTCCGGAGCTGTCGGTTGGAGTTGATCGACTTCAAGCTGGAGTTTGGCCTAGATCCTGCTGGAGAAATCTTGCTGGTAGACGAGATTAGCCCCGATACCTGTCGCCTTTGGGATCTGGCGGGGGAGAACACTTCTGAGCCGCGGGTGCTGGATAAAGATCTCTTTCGTTTTGATCTTGGGAATGCAGTGGCAGGTTACCAGGAAGTCCTACAACGGGTCGTGCAGCAGGTCGAATGA
- a CDS encoding YlqD family protein, with protein sequence MEENNIGNGTQLLLKRNIPIKVVVTSLWKSEMQEQLQRQIQATDAQMQQLEFQGKRAIAELEKQSTNPNSPQILQQVEAVKSRVNEQKIKLLDQKNQLLQQANQLGTLELNQEVLQGNVESFFRVQQGDNLIQKMQVEILLEDGVIKEIRGNP encoded by the coding sequence ATGGAAGAAAACAACATCGGCAACGGTACCCAGTTACTGCTCAAGCGCAACATTCCCATCAAGGTGGTGGTCACCTCCCTCTGGAAAAGCGAAATGCAGGAGCAACTGCAACGGCAAATCCAGGCCACCGATGCCCAGATGCAGCAGTTGGAGTTTCAAGGCAAGCGGGCCATTGCCGAACTGGAAAAGCAGAGCACCAACCCGAACAGCCCGCAAATTCTACAGCAGGTAGAAGCGGTCAAAAGCCGAGTGAACGAACAGAAAATCAAGCTCCTCGATCAAAAAAATCAACTCCTACAACAGGCCAACCAACTGGGCACACTGGAACTCAACCAAGAGGTGCTGCAGGGCAATGTGGAGAGTTTCTTCCGGGTGCAGCAAGGAGATAACCTGATCCAGAAGATGCAGGTGGAGATCCTCCTCGAAGATGGGGTGATCAAGGAGATTCGGGGTAACCCATAA
- a CDS encoding sugar transferase, which yields MAERGQRAWLDPRHLWMPLACIGDGLCIGLAFALAYYLRSLSPHQLLPWDVYAGLGLLTILSYWAIQVGLGGYSEPKRLSRFEEWASVLVGLGFTFGLILAGAFFIRSVSLSRLVLGYAGLLALLELTLVRAGLRLGMGWLCSRGYGRQQVIWVGSNSMLAEVLERLGRSPQLGFEVVAWAGESADFQDQVNSQIGGDPGGPPNPEVESLGGSVAGIEQIELAHLTAYLQSHPAIQEVWFGQPDLATAPLVLSLQALSRQVRLVPDILAFLTVNLSLQSLDGIPLFTLRAPPLRYAHNRCLKRSMDILGALLGLILLSPLFLGIAALVACSSPGPIFYYQERISLDGQPFWIAKFRTMRVDAEPADQPGWTRPGDPRRTRIGTFLRRTNLDELPQLWNVLKGEMSLVGPRPERPYFVQQFSQEIPKYLDRHLVKTGLTGWAQIHGLRGDTSIARRTQYDLYYVQNWSLWLDLRILAITLWQGIRGQLAGY from the coding sequence TTGGCTGAACGGGGCCAGAGGGCCTGGCTAGATCCGCGGCATCTGTGGATGCCCTTGGCCTGCATCGGAGATGGTCTTTGTATTGGGCTGGCGTTTGCCTTGGCCTATTACCTGCGCAGCCTCTCTCCCCATCAGCTTTTGCCCTGGGATGTGTACGCGGGCTTGGGGTTGTTAACGATCCTTAGTTACTGGGCCATTCAAGTGGGTTTGGGAGGCTACAGCGAACCGAAACGCCTGTCCCGCTTTGAGGAGTGGGCCAGTGTGCTGGTGGGGTTGGGCTTCACCTTCGGCCTAATCTTGGCGGGGGCCTTTTTCATTCGCTCGGTGTCTTTGTCGCGGCTGGTGCTGGGCTATGCCGGATTACTGGCCCTACTGGAACTCACTTTGGTGCGGGCGGGTTTGCGACTGGGCATGGGCTGGCTGTGCTCCCGGGGATATGGGCGACAGCAGGTGATCTGGGTGGGATCCAACTCTATGTTGGCGGAGGTGCTGGAACGATTGGGGCGCTCCCCGCAGTTGGGGTTTGAGGTGGTGGCTTGGGCGGGTGAGAGCGCTGATTTTCAGGATCAAGTTAACAGCCAGATCGGCGGGGATCCCGGTGGCCCACCAAACCCTGAGGTGGAGTCTTTGGGGGGGAGCGTTGCAGGGATCGAACAAATTGAGTTGGCTCATTTAACCGCCTATTTGCAAAGTCATCCTGCTATTCAAGAAGTTTGGTTTGGGCAACCCGACTTGGCTACAGCTCCCCTGGTGTTGAGTTTGCAAGCTCTATCCCGACAAGTGCGCTTGGTGCCGGATATTCTCGCTTTTTTGACCGTTAACCTCAGCCTGCAATCGCTGGATGGGATCCCTTTGTTCACCCTGCGGGCTCCCCCGTTGCGGTATGCCCATAACCGCTGCCTGAAGCGGTCGATGGATATTCTCGGGGCGCTGCTGGGGTTGATCCTGCTCAGCCCTCTTTTTTTGGGGATTGCCGCCCTGGTGGCCTGTAGCAGTCCTGGCCCGATTTTTTATTACCAAGAGCGGATTAGTCTGGATGGCCAGCCCTTTTGGATCGCCAAATTCCGCACCATGCGGGTGGATGCAGAACCAGCGGATCAACCCGGTTGGACTCGCCCTGGGGATCCCCGCCGTACCCGGATAGGAACCTTCTTGCGCCGGACAAACCTGGATGAACTGCCGCAGTTGTGGAATGTGTTGAAGGGGGAAATGAGCCTGGTGGGGCCCCGCCCAGAGCGCCCCTATTTTGTCCAGCAATTTAGCCAGGAGATCCCGAAATATTTGGATCGGCATCTGGTGAAAACTGGCCTGACTGGCTGGGCGCAAATTCACGGCCTGCGGGGCGATACCAGCATTGCTCGGCGTACCCAATATGATCTGTATTACGTGCAAAACTGGTCGTTGTGGTTGGATCTGCGCATTCTTGCCATCACCCTTTGGCAAGGGATCCGGGGACAACTGGCCGGGTACTAA
- the hemC gene encoding hydroxymethylbilane synthase, producing the protein MSESALTPSEPSSLATEAVRIASRKSELALVQTHWVMGQLQEHHPGLTFELNTLSTQGDIILDVALAKIGDKGLFTKELEVGLLNGSSDLAVHSLKDLPTRLPEGLMLGAITRREDPLDALVVHKRFQDYQLSTLPEGTVIGTSSLRRLAQLRHAFPHLRFKDVRGNLNTRLAKLDNGDYDGLILAVAGLKRLGKGERIHQVLDPSVSLYAVGQGSLGIECRQGDERILDLIQPLAEAEATARCLAERALLRALEGGCQVPIGVHSQVQGDELHLTGMVAQLDGQRLIRDRQTGSLQEAEAIGVALADKLKQQGADEILQAIFAQARS; encoded by the coding sequence ATGAGCGAATCAGCCTTGACCCCCTCGGAACCCTCTTCTTTGGCCACTGAAGCGGTGCGAATTGCCTCCCGCAAAAGTGAGTTAGCTTTGGTGCAAACCCATTGGGTGATGGGGCAGTTGCAGGAACACCACCCTGGCCTAACCTTTGAACTCAACACCCTCTCCACCCAAGGGGACATCATTCTCGATGTGGCGCTGGCCAAGATTGGTGACAAGGGCCTGTTCACCAAAGAATTAGAGGTGGGCCTGTTGAATGGCAGCAGTGATTTGGCGGTGCATAGCCTCAAGGATCTCCCCACCCGTCTGCCAGAAGGTCTGATGTTGGGGGCAATCACGCGGCGGGAGGATCCCTTGGATGCTTTGGTGGTACACAAGCGGTTTCAGGACTACCAATTGTCTACCTTGCCGGAAGGAACGGTAATCGGAACCTCTTCCCTGCGGCGGTTGGCTCAGTTGCGCCATGCCTTTCCCCATCTACGGTTTAAGGATGTGCGGGGCAACCTCAATACCCGTCTGGCCAAGTTGGATAACGGTGATTACGATGGGCTAATTTTGGCGGTGGCGGGCCTGAAACGCCTGGGTAAGGGGGAGCGCATTCATCAGGTGTTGGATCCAAGTGTGTCTTTGTATGCTGTCGGGCAAGGATCCCTGGGGATCGAGTGCCGTCAGGGGGATGAGCGGATTTTGGATCTGATTCAACCTTTGGCGGAGGCGGAGGCGACGGCACGCTGCTTGGCAGAACGGGCCTTGTTGCGGGCTTTGGAGGGGGGGTGCCAGGTGCCGATCGGGGTGCACAGCCAAGTGCAGGGGGATGAGCTACATCTGACGGGTATGGTGGCGCAACTGGATGGTCAACGGCTGATCCGCGATCGCCAAACGGGATCCCTGCAGGAGGCCGAAGCGATCGGAGTTGCTCTGGCGGACAAGCTGAAACAGCAGGGAGCCGATGAAATTCTACAAGCCATTTTTGCCCAAGCCCGTAGCTAG
- a CDS encoding inositol monophosphatase family protein: MTDALLCRLDVASEAALEAAALLRSYAGGTLAIEEKRPGDLVTAADRASEDLILNILKRHFPEDVILTEESGQQGSAQGLYAWMIDPLDGTTNFAHGYPFAAVSMGLLQGREPVLGVICDVFQGDLFRAGQGMGATRNHKPIQVSTTTELSRSLLVTGFAYDRRETSDNNYAEFCHFTHLTQGVRRGGSAALDLAYVATGQLDGYWERGLSPWDIAAGIVLVREAGGKVTAYDGSPVDVYSGRLLASNGELHSAMQQELAQVRPLPVSFPMRAEA; encoded by the coding sequence GTGACGGATGCCCTGCTGTGTCGGTTGGATGTGGCCTCAGAGGCTGCCCTAGAGGCGGCAGCTCTGTTGCGCAGCTATGCGGGGGGCACTCTGGCCATCGAAGAAAAACGACCGGGAGACTTGGTGACCGCAGCTGACCGTGCTTCTGAAGACTTAATCTTGAACATTCTCAAGCGGCACTTTCCGGAAGATGTCATTTTGACCGAAGAGTCCGGCCAACAGGGATCCGCTCAAGGCCTTTACGCTTGGATGATCGATCCGCTGGATGGTACTACCAACTTTGCCCATGGCTACCCTTTTGCCGCCGTCTCGATGGGATTGTTGCAAGGTCGAGAGCCCGTTTTGGGGGTGATTTGCGATGTTTTCCAAGGGGATCTGTTTCGGGCCGGACAAGGGATGGGGGCCACCCGCAACCACAAACCCATCCAAGTTTCCACCACCACCGAGTTGTCCCGTAGCCTGCTGGTAACCGGTTTTGCCTATGATCGCCGTGAAACCTCAGATAACAATTATGCTGAGTTCTGCCATTTCACCCATCTGACCCAAGGGGTGCGACGAGGTGGATCAGCCGCTCTGGATTTGGCCTATGTGGCCACGGGTCAGTTGGATGGCTACTGGGAACGGGGCCTCTCTCCTTGGGATATCGCGGCAGGGATCGTCTTGGTTCGGGAAGCCGGGGGCAAGGTGACCGCTTATGATGGGAGCCCGGTGGATGTTTACAGTGGCAGGCTGCTGGCCAGCAATGGCGAGTTGCACAGTGCCATGCAGCAGGAACTGGCCCAGGTACGTCCTCTGCCGGTTTCGTTTCCAATGCGGGCTGAAGCATAG
- the ilvC gene encoding ketol-acid reductoisomerase: protein MARLYYDTDANLELLADKTVAIIGYGSQGHAHALNLHDSGVKVIVGLYPGSPSWPKAEADGLIVKSVADAAAAADWVMILLPDEVQKAIFNSEIRPHLQAGNVLLFAHGFNIHFGQIQPPADVDVIMVAPKGPGHLVRRTYQAGEGVPCLFAVHQDASGMARDRAMAYAKGIGGTRAGILETSFREETETDLFGEQVVLCGGLTALIKAGFETLVDAGYQPELAYFECLHEVKLIVDLIVEGGLEKMRHSISNTAEYGDYTRGPRIVTDETRAEMQRILAEIQTGQFARDFVLENQAGKPGFTAMRRREAEHPIETVGKELRAMFSWLKK from the coding sequence ATGGCACGCCTCTACTACGACACCGACGCCAACTTGGAGCTTTTGGCCGACAAAACCGTTGCCATCATTGGTTATGGCAGCCAAGGCCATGCCCATGCTCTGAATTTGCACGACAGCGGCGTCAAGGTGATCGTCGGTTTGTATCCCGGTAGCCCCTCCTGGCCGAAAGCAGAAGCTGATGGGTTGATCGTCAAGTCGGTGGCCGATGCCGCTGCTGCCGCCGACTGGGTGATGATTCTGCTGCCTGACGAAGTTCAAAAGGCCATTTTCAACAGCGAGATCCGCCCCCATCTGCAAGCGGGCAATGTCCTGTTGTTTGCCCATGGGTTTAATATTCACTTCGGCCAAATTCAGCCACCCGCGGATGTGGATGTGATCATGGTGGCTCCGAAAGGCCCCGGACACCTGGTGCGCCGCACCTACCAAGCTGGTGAAGGGGTGCCCTGTCTGTTTGCCGTGCATCAAGATGCCTCTGGAATGGCACGGGATCGGGCCATGGCCTATGCCAAAGGGATCGGTGGTACGCGAGCGGGTATTTTGGAAACCAGCTTCCGGGAAGAGACGGAAACGGATCTCTTTGGGGAACAGGTGGTACTTTGCGGTGGCCTCACGGCTTTGATTAAGGCCGGTTTTGAAACCTTGGTGGATGCCGGGTATCAGCCGGAATTGGCCTACTTTGAATGTCTGCATGAGGTGAAGCTGATCGTGGATCTGATTGTCGAAGGCGGCCTGGAAAAAATGCGCCACAGCATCTCCAACACCGCAGAGTACGGCGACTACACCCGTGGCCCCCGCATTGTCACCGACGAAACCCGCGCTGAAATGCAACGGATCTTGGCAGAGATCCAAACCGGACAATTTGCCCGTGACTTTGTGCTGGAAAACCAAGCCGGCAAGCCCGGATTCACCGCCATGCGGCGCCGCGAAGCCGAACACCCCATCGAAACAGTGGGCAAGGAATTGCGGGCCATGTTTAGCTGGCTGAAGAAATAG
- a CDS encoding J domain-containing protein → MGANSDVPRINLGLARYEADYYAVLGVPVNVDSKGIRRGYIQAAKALHPDRFIGDPEAAERANLLFARLVSPANEVLTKDRERGEYEAVIKMRIKRLLESPPADLWPYGEAVKGLAEFDNWQEEYVKRVHQLSTEQYSSMDEFLHKTEQLSELNLAYLLLKANYKGIPTRSRSTSNSSSLGGSPTRAAVSTPPASPAPPVPTVPPEPPAPKLSPGETRFIQALDMIERKQYRDAVQYLNFAISAEPNVARYYLHRGIAHLKQGNTGMAKADFLQVTRLDPTNPELMLEVRRWMQQTGPQQPIPGIPASRQTAQAQKVVPPPRKEDNGGLLGRFFGKKK, encoded by the coding sequence ATGGGAGCCAACAGTGATGTCCCCCGCATCAACCTAGGGTTAGCCAGATACGAAGCCGACTACTATGCCGTCCTAGGAGTTCCCGTCAACGTTGACTCCAAAGGGATCCGGCGCGGCTATATACAAGCAGCCAAGGCCCTACACCCGGATCGGTTCATTGGGGATCCCGAGGCGGCAGAACGCGCCAACCTCCTGTTTGCTCGCCTGGTTAGCCCCGCCAACGAAGTGCTCACCAAGGATCGAGAACGGGGAGAATACGAAGCTGTCATCAAAATGCGGATCAAACGCTTGTTGGAGTCACCCCCTGCTGATCTCTGGCCCTACGGGGAAGCCGTCAAAGGGCTGGCTGAGTTCGACAATTGGCAGGAGGAGTACGTCAAGCGGGTACACCAGCTTTCGACGGAGCAATACAGCTCCATGGACGAGTTCCTCCACAAAACTGAACAACTGAGCGAATTAAATCTGGCCTATCTGTTGCTCAAAGCCAACTACAAAGGGATTCCTACCCGTTCCCGTAGCACCAGCAACTCCAGCAGCTTGGGTGGGAGCCCAACCCGAGCCGCGGTGAGCACTCCCCCTGCATCCCCTGCGCCACCCGTCCCGACGGTTCCTCCCGAACCCCCTGCCCCCAAGCTCAGCCCTGGCGAAACCCGCTTCATTCAAGCTCTGGATATGATCGAGCGCAAGCAATACCGGGATGCGGTGCAATATCTGAACTTTGCCATCAGCGCTGAGCCGAATGTGGCCCGCTACTACCTACACCGAGGCATTGCCCACCTGAAGCAAGGGAATACTGGCATGGCCAAAGCAGATTTTCTGCAAGTTACCCGTCTGGATCCCACCAATCCTGAGTTGATGCTGGAGGTGCGCCGTTGGATGCAACAGACCGGGCCGCAACAGCCGATCCCAGGGATCCCGGCCAGCCGCCAAACCGCCCAAGCCCAAAAGGTGGTGCCGCCCCCCCGCAAGGAGGACAACGGTGGGTTGTTAGGCCGCTTCTTCGGCAAGAAAAAATAG
- a CDS encoding glycosyltransferase produces the protein MSEFVWSEPEPLEDLHLPDWLLTTAQRRRLKALLVLVLVWGLVSLMHGIPVARWFTIGLATLMVIHINRLLRLQPAAPLPPLRWDPQHDQELETESSESKLLALPCVAVLIPAKNESAVLPRLLDSLTQLHYPTSHLELWAIDDGSSDATPDILREAQTRIPHLRVYHRQPGRGGGKSGALNEVLPLTQAEILLVCDADSVVPSDFLVRTLPLFAQTQRASRRPVGAVQVRKAVSNAGVNFWTVGQVAEMASDSYLQQQRVAVRGIGELRGNGQLVRRDVLEKCGGWNESTLTDDLDLTFKLHLAGVDIAFLAEPAIAEEGVTSWKSLWHQRCRWAEGGYQRYLDYWPGILSRRMGVAKSLDLWAFFISQYLLPMALVPDTLWVLFTGHSSVLLPLNALVMGCLTVVLYRGLRQVEGLHGRRLWWHTALGLVYMLHWFPVMIMTTARMCVQPKRLKWVKTVHCGEI, from the coding sequence ATGTCTGAGTTCGTCTGGTCAGAACCTGAACCTCTTGAGGATCTGCATCTCCCCGATTGGCTGCTCACAACGGCCCAACGCCGTCGCCTCAAAGCCCTACTGGTGCTGGTGCTGGTGTGGGGACTGGTCAGCTTAATGCACGGGATCCCGGTGGCACGATGGTTCACCATTGGCCTCGCCACTCTCATGGTGATCCACATCAATCGGCTACTTCGTCTGCAACCGGCAGCCCCTTTGCCTCCCCTGCGCTGGGATCCCCAACACGATCAGGAGCTAGAAACCGAGTCCTCTGAGTCGAAATTGCTAGCCTTGCCCTGCGTGGCCGTGCTGATCCCGGCCAAAAACGAAAGTGCGGTGCTCCCCCGCCTGCTCGACAGCCTGACTCAGCTTCATTACCCCACCAGCCACCTAGAGCTATGGGCCATCGACGACGGCAGCAGTGACGCTACCCCTGATATTCTGCGGGAAGCCCAAACGCGGATCCCGCATCTGCGGGTTTACCATCGGCAGCCGGGGCGAGGTGGGGGCAAATCTGGTGCCCTCAATGAGGTGCTGCCCCTCACCCAAGCGGAGATTCTCTTGGTGTGCGATGCCGACTCTGTGGTGCCGTCGGATTTTCTGGTCCGCACTCTGCCGTTGTTTGCCCAAACTCAACGGGCCAGCCGGCGCCCTGTGGGAGCTGTGCAGGTACGCAAGGCGGTCAGCAACGCTGGGGTCAACTTTTGGACAGTTGGGCAGGTGGCGGAAATGGCCTCCGACAGTTACTTGCAACAGCAGCGGGTGGCTGTTAGGGGCATTGGTGAGTTGCGGGGCAATGGTCAACTGGTACGGCGGGATGTGCTGGAAAAATGCGGCGGTTGGAACGAAAGCACCCTCACTGATGACTTGGATCTGACCTTCAAGCTGCACTTGGCGGGCGTGGATATTGCCTTTCTGGCGGAGCCGGCCATTGCCGAAGAAGGGGTCACCTCCTGGAAAAGCCTCTGGCACCAGCGCTGCCGCTGGGCGGAAGGGGGCTATCAACGCTATCTCGACTACTGGCCAGGGATCCTCAGTCGCCGCATGGGGGTAGCCAAAAGCCTAGATCTGTGGGCCTTTTTCATTTCTCAGTACCTGTTGCCGATGGCTCTGGTGCCCGATACCCTCTGGGTGTTGTTCACCGGCCATTCCTCGGTGCTTCTACCCCTGAATGCGCTGGTGATGGGCTGCTTGACGGTGGTACTTTATCGCGGGCTACGCCAGGTAGAGGGCCTACATGGACGACGACTGTGGTGGCACACCGCACTGGGTTTGGTCTACATGTTGCATTGGTTCCCGGTCATGATTATGACAACGGCTCGCATGTGTGTGCAGCCCAAACGCCTGAAGTGGGTCAAAACGGTTCACTGTGGAGAGATCTAG
- a CDS encoding ABC transporter substrate-binding protein, protein MDPSLGHAYLYTDLDQETYAGFEWDILEAIAQTLRVQVNPVVVAWSEQLAALQADEVDLILGAREPLGLDSEQFLATRPYYLSPQRLVVRDPAPKDSVPLPREEPLLEELSQLFGRKVGIVVNSTGAALLEAYNERRGNAIRLFATSNPERLFAQLQAGQLDAVLIDQPVAAMALRQPRSRLRLSGPPLSPIPLVGVVSSQHPSLKQALDQAISALSEDGTLQQILEKWQLWEPTVMSPAST, encoded by the coding sequence TTGGATCCCAGTCTGGGCCATGCTTATCTCTATACCGACTTGGATCAGGAAACCTACGCAGGTTTTGAGTGGGATATCCTGGAGGCAATTGCCCAAACCCTTCGGGTACAGGTCAACCCTGTGGTTGTTGCCTGGAGCGAGCAATTGGCGGCTTTGCAAGCGGATGAAGTGGATTTGATTCTGGGGGCTAGAGAACCTCTTGGTTTGGACTCTGAGCAGTTTCTCGCCACTCGGCCCTATTATCTCAGCCCACAACGCCTGGTGGTAAGGGATCCCGCCCCAAAGGACTCCGTCCCCCTGCCGCGAGAGGAGCCATTGCTCGAGGAGCTATCGCAATTATTTGGCCGAAAGGTGGGCATTGTAGTTAATAGTACGGGGGCAGCTTTGTTGGAGGCGTACAACGAGAGAAGAGGCAATGCCATCCGCCTGTTTGCCACCAGTAACCCCGAGCGCTTGTTTGCTCAGTTACAGGCTGGCCAGTTGGATGCGGTGCTCATTGATCAACCGGTTGCAGCCATGGCCCTGCGCCAACCGAGATCTCGACTGCGCCTATCGGGGCCCCCCTTGTCCCCCATTCCCCTAGTGGGGGTGGTATCGTCTCAACATCCTTCCTTAAAGCAGGCTTTGGATCAAGCGATCTCGGCTTTGTCTGAGGATGGCACTTTGCAGCAAATCTTGGAGAAGTGGCAATTATGGGAGCCAACAGTGATGTCCCCCGCATCAACCTAG
- a CDS encoding FHA domain-containing protein produces the protein MPHDVFTSVTEIGGANFPPDQDSDVPEDLFDRVPEQPLSYPEFTLSICHPLRPCSYILRGAAYAVGRDPSNALQIVNRFVSRRHAYLVRVPTKSSRTGFTYCLIDGNRRGQSSTNGVFVNGTRVATHYLKSGDVIYFGPEIRAYFFEVARIPHVPNPFISGITEDPRRGSVRAEPDS, from the coding sequence TTGCCACATGACGTTTTTACTTCGGTTACCGAGATTGGTGGGGCAAACTTTCCCCCTGATCAAGACTCCGATGTACCGGAGGACTTATTCGATCGAGTGCCTGAGCAGCCGCTGTCTTACCCGGAGTTCACGCTGTCGATTTGTCACCCCCTCAGGCCCTGTAGCTACATTCTGCGGGGAGCTGCCTACGCAGTTGGACGGGATCCCTCCAATGCCCTGCAGATCGTCAATCGTTTTGTTTCCCGTCGTCATGCCTACCTGGTGCGGGTGCCCACCAAATCCAGCCGTACAGGCTTTACCTACTGTCTGATTGATGGCAACCGGCGCGGCCAATCCAGCACCAATGGGGTGTTCGTCAACGGGACGCGGGTGGCCACCCATTACCTGAAGAGCGGGGATGTGATCTACTTTGGGCCGGAGATACGGGCCTATTTCTTCGAGGTGGCTCGCATTCCCCATGTGCCCAATCCCTTCATTTCCGGCATCACGGAAGACCCGCGCCGGGGATCCGTTCGGGCAGAGCCCGACTCGTAG